From Mya arenaria isolate MELC-2E11 chromosome 1, ASM2691426v1, a single genomic window includes:
- the LOC128209637 gene encoding uncharacterized protein LOC128209637 isoform X2, whose product MDSLLFLLKLCFLLVVAVYAQDNIVEIEFRRISDSRPDKPQIVTELLVDYISNDTFEIMCKLNDVNHLNTLAFLILWQSDGSLKIKLQNDNQTVTKTYRKPTFYSNVTRWTAAGLFDIVTSNSRNTTLGVSRSVSSFTCTDTRMYKCYVQYINYAMKQDFGIIDKQLKVQVTPSKITKQIFDASGDGETIISDLTNSTTIVHVGQKLRLQCTANIGSFNSSVNIVWMRSSLDNESQLVPFTSGKQIVGEPKAFGSCEFEQNDSVLYNVSQDDALTSGNRFYVQCYVHITSTDWKTPEQHRPNFSFVVHMNDGNETEAVDFKVISAIIGGVCALVILGVAGIFLKRKFSNPRLSKADEKSEETSRRPDETDTSFPLARLYETPAEIDEPSNLNPPSRQRNRYNTKS is encoded by the exons atggatTCTTTATTATTTCTACTAAAGTTATGTTTCCTTCTGGTTGTGGCTGTTTACGCGCAAG ACAACATAGTAGAAATTGAATTTCGAAGGATATCCGACAGTCGACCAGACAAACCACAAATAGTCACTGAGCTACTTGTTGactatataagtaatgatacaTTCGAGATAATGTGTAAGTTGAACGATGTGAATCACTTGAATACTCTGGCGTTTTTAATCCTGTGGCAGTCCGATGGttctttaaaaatcaaactGCAGAATGATAATCAAACAGTTACAAAAACATACCGGAAACCTacgttttattcaaatgttactAGGTGGACGGCTGCCGGTCTCTTTGACATTGTCACAAGTAATAGTCGCAACACAACACTTGGTGTGTCTCGGTCAGTGTCCTCATTTACTTGTACAGATACGAGGATGTACAAGTGCTATGTACAGTACATTAACTATGCTATGAAACAAGACTTCGGAATTATAGACAAGCAACTTAAAGTACAAG TGACACCATCGAAAATCACGAAACAAATCTTTGATGCAAGCGGAGATGGAGAAACTATAATTTCTGATTTAACAAACTCAACTACAATTGTCCATGTCGGTCAGAAATTACGACTACAATGCACGGCCAACATTGGGTCATTCAACTCATCAGTGAATATTGTTTGGATGAGAAGTAGCTTGGATAATGAGAGCCAGCTTGTCCCTTTTACCTCTGGTAAACAGATAGTCGGGGAACCGAAGGCTTTTGGTAGTTGTGAGTTTGAACAAAATGACTCTGTATTATACAATGTTAGTCAGGACGACGCCTTAACATCGGGAAATCGCTTTTATGTTCAGTGTTACGTTCATATTACGTCGACAGACTGGAAAACACCTGAGCAGCACAGACCAAATTTTAGCTTTGTTGTCC ATATGAATGATGGAAACGAAACGGAAGCTGTTG ACTTTAAAGTTATATCAGCAATTATTGGAGGCGTTTGTGCTTTGGTTATTCTTGGAGTTGCCGGGATTTTCCTGAAGAGAAAGTTTTCAAATCCACGTCTTTCTAAAGCTG ATGAAAAGTCTGAGGAAACCAGTCG CCGCCCTGATGAAACAGATACATCATTTCCGTTAGCAAGACTCtatgaaacaccagcagaaaTAG ACGAACCGAGCAACCTAAATCCTCCTTCAAGACAACGGAACCGTTACAATACGAAGAGTTAG
- the LOC128209637 gene encoding uncharacterized protein LOC128209637 isoform X1 has product MDSLLFLLKLCFLLVVAVYAQDNIVEIEFRRISDSRPDKPQIVTELLVDYISNDTFEIMCKLNDVNHLNTLAFLILWQSDGSLKIKLQNDNQTVTKTYRKPTFYSNVTRWTAAGLFDIVTSNSRNTTLGVSRSVSSFTCTDTRMYKCYVQYINYAMKQDFGIIDKQLKVQVTPSKITKQIFDASGDGETIISDLTNSTTIVHVGQKLRLQCTANIGSFNSSVNIVWMRSSLDNESQLVPFTSGKQIVGEPKAFGSCEFEQNDSVLYNVSQDDALTSGNRFYVQCYVHITSTDWKTPEQHRPNFSFVVHMNDGNETEAVDFKVISAIIGGVCALVILGVAGIFLKRKFSNPRLSKADEKSEETSRRPDETDTSFPLARLYETPAEIDEIDNIQRQRTEQPKSSFKTTEPLQYEELDCEIYQNICN; this is encoded by the exons atggatTCTTTATTATTTCTACTAAAGTTATGTTTCCTTCTGGTTGTGGCTGTTTACGCGCAAG ACAACATAGTAGAAATTGAATTTCGAAGGATATCCGACAGTCGACCAGACAAACCACAAATAGTCACTGAGCTACTTGTTGactatataagtaatgatacaTTCGAGATAATGTGTAAGTTGAACGATGTGAATCACTTGAATACTCTGGCGTTTTTAATCCTGTGGCAGTCCGATGGttctttaaaaatcaaactGCAGAATGATAATCAAACAGTTACAAAAACATACCGGAAACCTacgttttattcaaatgttactAGGTGGACGGCTGCCGGTCTCTTTGACATTGTCACAAGTAATAGTCGCAACACAACACTTGGTGTGTCTCGGTCAGTGTCCTCATTTACTTGTACAGATACGAGGATGTACAAGTGCTATGTACAGTACATTAACTATGCTATGAAACAAGACTTCGGAATTATAGACAAGCAACTTAAAGTACAAG TGACACCATCGAAAATCACGAAACAAATCTTTGATGCAAGCGGAGATGGAGAAACTATAATTTCTGATTTAACAAACTCAACTACAATTGTCCATGTCGGTCAGAAATTACGACTACAATGCACGGCCAACATTGGGTCATTCAACTCATCAGTGAATATTGTTTGGATGAGAAGTAGCTTGGATAATGAGAGCCAGCTTGTCCCTTTTACCTCTGGTAAACAGATAGTCGGGGAACCGAAGGCTTTTGGTAGTTGTGAGTTTGAACAAAATGACTCTGTATTATACAATGTTAGTCAGGACGACGCCTTAACATCGGGAAATCGCTTTTATGTTCAGTGTTACGTTCATATTACGTCGACAGACTGGAAAACACCTGAGCAGCACAGACCAAATTTTAGCTTTGTTGTCC ATATGAATGATGGAAACGAAACGGAAGCTGTTG ACTTTAAAGTTATATCAGCAATTATTGGAGGCGTTTGTGCTTTGGTTATTCTTGGAGTTGCCGGGATTTTCCTGAAGAGAAAGTTTTCAAATCCACGTCTTTCTAAAGCTG ATGAAAAGTCTGAGGAAACCAGTCG CCGCCCTGATGAAACAGATACATCATTTCCGTTAGCAAGACTCtatgaaacaccagcagaaaTAG ACGAAATTGATAACATACAAAGACA ACGAACCGAGCAACCTAAATCCTCCTTCAAGACAACGGAACCGTTACAATACGAAGAGTTAG ATTGTGAGATATACCAAAATATATGTAACTGA